The following are from one region of the Ignavibacteriota bacterium genome:
- the rpsA gene encoding 30S ribosomal protein S1, translated as MTTDVKVKSTNVLEDFEKAKNKFNTYDYTQEEFEQLANMYTESFRDVKQGELVKGKLVRIQDDNVIIDVGFKSEGTIPRSEFGEDAKLEVGQEVEVVLESVEDQEGNLVLSKSRADFLRIWEKVLRAHDTGEIIDGKIIKRIKGGMVVDLIGMEAFLPGSQIDIRPIRDFDALVGQTMDFKVVKVNIPTENVVVSHKVLIEEEIADQRKAILESLERGQILEGVVKAVTDFGVFVDLGGVDGLIHITDLSWGRINHPSEVVKLDETLKVVVTDYDEAKRRISLSLKKLLPHPWENIDEKYKIGDKVAGRVVSLTDYGAFIEIEKGIEGLIHNSEMSWTQHIKHPSQVVAMGQIVEAIILSLDKDEKKISLGIKQLEPDPWQTLMIKYPVGSRHTGVARNLTNFGVFVELEPGVDGLVHISDLSWTKKIRHPGEVVKKGESLEVIVLSVDVESRKISLGHKQIMDNPWDTFEQKFAVGTISEGKVVRIIEKGLIAELPEGVDGFVPANQLSTSKLKNLANHFPVDDIIPIKVIEFDKNNKKIVLSTIAALKDKSDNEIQEYLNKHKLEKVSLDSIKNADTGAIDSSEFPIFEIQENPEVKKTEEPQ; from the coding sequence ATGACCACTGATGTGAAAGTAAAGTCAACCAATGTATTAGAAGATTTCGAAAAAGCGAAAAATAAGTTCAATACATACGATTACACACAGGAAGAATTCGAACAGCTTGCTAATATGTACACCGAATCATTTCGGGATGTAAAGCAAGGTGAACTTGTTAAAGGTAAACTAGTAAGAATTCAGGATGATAATGTAATTATTGATGTCGGATTTAAATCTGAAGGTACTATTCCAAGAAGTGAGTTCGGCGAAGATGCAAAACTTGAAGTTGGACAGGAAGTTGAAGTAGTACTTGAAAGTGTAGAAGACCAGGAAGGAAATCTCGTTCTAAGTAAATCACGGGCAGATTTCTTACGAATCTGGGAGAAAGTTCTGCGAGCCCACGATACCGGCGAAATCATCGATGGAAAAATTATCAAAAGAATTAAAGGCGGAATGGTTGTTGATTTAATCGGGATGGAAGCATTTTTACCCGGATCACAAATTGATATCAGACCAATCAGAGATTTTGATGCTTTAGTTGGACAAACAATGGATTTCAAAGTTGTGAAAGTAAACATCCCAACGGAAAACGTTGTTGTTTCTCACAAAGTACTTATTGAAGAAGAAATTGCAGATCAAAGAAAAGCAATTCTTGAAAGCCTTGAAAGAGGTCAGATACTTGAAGGTGTTGTTAAAGCTGTAACAGATTTCGGTGTTTTTGTTGATCTTGGTGGAGTGGATGGTTTAATTCATATAACCGATCTTAGCTGGGGAAGAATAAATCACCCAAGCGAAGTTGTTAAACTTGATGAAACTCTTAAAGTTGTTGTAACAGACTACGATGAAGCAAAGAGGAGAATCTCTCTCAGCCTTAAAAAACTACTCCCGCATCCATGGGAAAATATTGACGAGAAATATAAAATTGGTGATAAGGTTGCTGGCAGAGTTGTTTCACTTACTGATTACGGCGCTTTCATTGAAATTGAAAAAGGTATTGAAGGTCTGATTCATAATTCTGAAATGAGTTGGACTCAGCATATCAAACATCCTTCACAGGTTGTTGCGATGGGACAGATTGTTGAAGCAATTATTCTGAGTCTGGATAAAGATGAAAAGAAAATTTCTCTTGGAATCAAACAACTTGAACCAGATCCATGGCAGACATTGATGATTAAATACCCTGTTGGTTCAAGACATACAGGTGTTGCAAGAAATCTTACCAATTTTGGTGTATTTGTTGAACTTGAGCCGGGTGTGGATGGACTTGTACATATTTCTGATCTTTCCTGGACTAAGAAGATTCGTCACCCCGGGGAAGTTGTAAAGAAAGGTGAATCGCTTGAAGTTATCGTGCTAAGTGTTGATGTTGAATCAAGAAAAATTTCACTCGGTCATAAACAAATTATGGATAATCCATGGGATACATTCGAACAGAAATTTGCTGTTGGAACTATCTCTGAGGGAAAAGTAGTTCGAATTATTGAGAAAGGATTGATTGCTGAATTACCGGAAGGCGTTGATGGATTCGTTCCTGCAAATCAATTATCAACTTCTAAATTGAAGAACCTTGCAAATCATTTTCCGGTTGATGATATTATCCCCATAAAAGTAATCGAATTCGATAAGAACAATAAGAAAATTGTACTCAGCACTATTGCTGCATTAAAAGATAAATCAGATAATGAAATTCAGGAATATCTGAATAAACATAAACTTGAGAAAGTATCTCTGGACAGTATTAAAAATGCTGATACAGGTGCAATTGATTCTTCTGAATTCCCGATTTTTGAGATTCAAGAAAATCCTGAAGTAAAAAAGACTGAAGAACCTCAATAA